A genome region from Staphylococcus capitis subsp. capitis includes the following:
- the uvrC gene encoding excinuclease ABC subunit UvrC, with the protein MEDYQKKIKEKLNVVPLEPGCYLMKDRNDQVIYVGKAKKLRNRLRSYFTGAHDAKTTRLVSEIRNFEFIVTSSETESLLLELNLIKQYQPRYNILLKDDKSYPFIKITKEKHPRLIVTRTVKKGTGKYFGPYPNAYSAQETKKLLDRIYPFRKCDNMPDKLCLYYHIGQCMGPCVYDVDLDKYAQMTKEITDFLNGEDKTIIHNLESRMTKASEDLDFEQAKEYRDMIQHIHNLTKKQKIMSTDNTIRDVFGYNVSKGWMCVQVFFIRQGNMIKRDATMIPIQQSEEEEFYTFIGQFYSLNQHILPKEVHVPKNLDKDMIYSVVDTKIVQPSRGAKKEMVDLANHNAEVQLENKFELIARDESRTVKAIEELGERMGIQTPIRIEAFDNSNIQGVDPVSAMVTFVDGKPDKKGYRKYKIKTVEGPDDYKSMREVVRRRYTRVLNEGLPLPDLIIVDGGKGHMNGVMDVLENELGLDIPVAGLQKNDKHQTSELLYGASAEIVPLKKNSQAFYLLHRIQDEVHRFAITFHRQTRQKTGLKSVLDDVDGIGAKRKTTLLRTFGSIKKMKEANLDDLKGAGLPEKVAKNLQKALQNK; encoded by the coding sequence TTGGAGGACTATCAAAAGAAAATTAAGGAAAAGCTTAACGTTGTACCCCTAGAGCCGGGTTGCTATTTGATGAAAGATAGAAATGATCAAGTGATTTATGTAGGTAAAGCCAAAAAATTAAGGAATCGTTTGCGTTCCTATTTTACTGGTGCACATGATGCTAAGACGACACGCTTAGTTAGTGAGATACGAAACTTTGAGTTTATTGTAACTTCAAGTGAAACTGAATCTCTATTATTAGAATTAAATTTAATTAAGCAATATCAACCACGTTACAATATTTTACTTAAAGACGACAAAAGTTACCCATTTATTAAAATTACTAAAGAAAAGCATCCTAGGCTTATCGTTACACGCACTGTTAAAAAGGGAACTGGAAAATACTTTGGTCCTTATCCAAATGCGTATTCTGCACAAGAAACTAAGAAGTTATTAGATCGAATTTATCCTTTTAGAAAATGCGATAATATGCCTGATAAACTATGCTTATACTATCACATCGGTCAATGTATGGGACCATGTGTCTATGATGTTGATTTAGATAAATATGCACAAATGACGAAGGAAATTACGGATTTTCTAAATGGAGAAGATAAAACGATTATTCATAATTTAGAGAGCAGAATGACGAAAGCTAGTGAAGATTTAGACTTTGAACAAGCTAAAGAGTATCGTGATATGATTCAGCACATTCACAACTTAACGAAGAAACAAAAAATTATGTCTACTGATAATACAATTAGAGATGTCTTTGGATACAATGTTTCTAAAGGTTGGATGTGTGTTCAAGTGTTCTTCATTAGACAAGGTAATATGATAAAACGAGATGCTACAATGATACCGATACAACAATCAGAGGAAGAAGAGTTTTATACTTTCATAGGACAATTCTATAGCCTAAATCAACATATCTTGCCAAAGGAAGTCCATGTACCAAAGAACCTCGATAAAGATATGATATATTCAGTTGTAGATACAAAAATTGTTCAACCTTCTCGAGGAGCTAAAAAAGAAATGGTTGATTTAGCCAATCACAATGCCGAAGTGCAACTTGAAAATAAATTCGAATTAATTGCTAGAGATGAATCTCGAACTGTGAAAGCTATAGAAGAATTAGGAGAACGCATGGGAATTCAAACGCCTATTAGAATAGAAGCATTTGATAATTCCAATATTCAAGGTGTGGATCCAGTTTCTGCGATGGTTACTTTTGTAGATGGTAAACCAGACAAGAAAGGGTACCGTAAATATAAAATTAAAACTGTAGAAGGCCCTGATGATTATAAATCAATGAGAGAAGTAGTACGCCGTCGTTATACGCGTGTCTTAAATGAAGGTTTACCTTTACCAGATTTAATTATTGTTGATGGTGGTAAAGGTCATATGAACGGCGTGATGGATGTCCTTGAAAATGAATTAGGCTTAGACATTCCTGTTGCAGGACTTCAAAAAAATGACAAACACCAAACATCTGAATTACTTTATGGTGCGAGTGCTGAAATTGTGCCATTGAAGAAAAACAGCCAAGCATTTTATTTACTTCATAGAATCCAAGACGAGGTACATCGTTTTGCGATTACTTTCCATAGACAAACTCGACAAAAAACAGGACTTAAATCAGTTTTAGATGATGTGGATGGTATTGGTGCTAAGAGAAAAACCACGCTTTTAAGAACATTCGGATCTATTAAGAAAATGAAGGAAGCAAATTTAGATGATTTAAAAGGTGCAGGCTTACCTGAAAAAGTCGCTAAAAACCTACAAAAAGCTCTACAAAATAAATAA
- the trxA gene encoding thioredoxin → MAIVKVTDSDFDTKIESGVKLVDFWATWCGPCKMIAPVLEELAGDYDGKADILKLDVDENPSTAAKYEVMSIPTLIVFKDGQPVDKVVGFQPKENLAEVLDKHL, encoded by the coding sequence ATGGCAATCGTAAAAGTAACTGACTCTGATTTCGATACTAAAATTGAATCTGGCGTTAAATTAGTAGACTTCTGGGCTACTTGGTGCGGACCTTGTAAAATGATCGCTCCAGTATTAGAGGAGTTAGCCGGAGATTATGATGGTAAAGCTGATATTTTAAAATTAGATGTTGATGAAAACCCATCAACTGCTGCAAAATACGAAGTAATGAGTATTCCAACTTTAATCGTATTTAAAGATGGTCAACCAGTTGATAAAGTTGTAGGTTTCCAACCAAAAGAAAACTTAGCAGAAGTATTAGATAAACATCTATAA
- a CDS encoding endonuclease MutS2, with protein MRQKTLDVLEFDKIKSFVADETISDLGREKVDAMTPATEFDTVEFQINETDEISQIYNKHRLPSLSGLAKVSPLIHRANIGGVLNVSELNVIKRLIQVQNQFKTFYNQLLEEDEEVKYPILDEKMNQLPVLTDLFQEIKDKCDTYDLFDHASYALQGIRSKISSTNQRIRQNLDRIVKSQSNQKKLSDAIVTVRNDRNVIPVKAEYRQDFNGIVHDQSASGQTLYIEPTSVVEMNNQISRLRNDEAVERERILTELTGQVAVDADSILIAESVMGQIDFLIAKARYARSIKGTKPTFKKERTVYLPNAFHPLLDKETVVANTIEFIDDVETVIITGPNTGGKTVTLKTLGLIIVMAQSGLLVPTLDGSQLSIFENVYCDIGDEQSIEQSLSTFSSHMKNIVEILHEADKNSLILFDELGAGTDPSEGAALAMSILDYVRNLGSLVMATTHYPELKAYSYNCEGVMNASVEFNVDTLSPTYKLLMGVPGRSNAFDISKKLGLSLNIINKAKTMIGTDEQEINSMIESLERNSKCVDEQRIELDRLVREAQETHDALAKQYQQYQNYEQSLMNEAKEKANQRVKSATKEADTILKELRDLRDNKGAEVKEHELIDKKKQLDDQYEAKSIKQTVQKKKYDKINAGDEVKVLSYGQKGEVLELVGEDEAVVQMGIIKMKLPIEDLEKTKKKKEKPAKMVTRQNRQTIKTELDLRGYRYEEALLELDQYLDQAVLSNYEQVYIIHGKGTGALQKGVQQHLKKHKSVNNFRGGMPSEGGFGVTVAELK; from the coding sequence ATGAGACAAAAGACATTAGATGTTTTGGAATTCGATAAGATTAAATCGTTTGTTGCGGATGAAACAATAAGTGATTTAGGTCGTGAAAAAGTAGATGCAATGACACCAGCAACTGAATTCGATACTGTTGAATTTCAAATCAATGAAACTGATGAAATTTCTCAAATATACAATAAACATCGATTACCAAGTTTAAGTGGTTTAGCAAAGGTCTCACCACTAATCCATAGAGCGAATATAGGTGGTGTTTTAAATGTGTCTGAATTGAATGTAATTAAACGACTCATTCAAGTTCAAAATCAATTTAAAACATTTTACAACCAACTTTTAGAAGAAGATGAAGAAGTAAAGTATCCTATATTAGATGAGAAGATGAACCAGCTACCGGTTTTAACTGATTTATTTCAAGAAATCAAAGATAAATGTGATACTTATGATTTATTTGACCACGCAAGTTATGCTCTGCAAGGTATTAGAAGCAAAATTTCAAGTACTAATCAGAGGATTCGACAGAATTTAGATCGTATTGTTAAAAGTCAGAGCAATCAAAAGAAATTATCTGATGCCATCGTCACAGTTAGAAATGATCGTAATGTTATTCCGGTCAAAGCGGAATATCGACAGGATTTTAATGGTATTGTGCATGATCAATCAGCGTCTGGACAAACGCTCTATATTGAGCCAACTTCAGTAGTCGAGATGAACAATCAAATCAGTCGTTTACGGAATGATGAAGCTGTGGAACGTGAACGTATTCTTACTGAATTGACTGGTCAAGTAGCTGTAGACGCCGATTCAATCCTTATTGCTGAATCAGTGATGGGTCAGATTGACTTCTTGATTGCTAAAGCACGTTATGCACGTTCGATAAAGGGAACGAAACCTACTTTTAAGAAAGAGAGAACAGTTTATCTTCCTAATGCGTTCCATCCATTGTTAGATAAAGAAACTGTTGTTGCGAATACGATTGAATTTATCGATGATGTTGAGACGGTGATTATTACTGGGCCTAATACAGGCGGTAAAACAGTGACACTGAAGACACTTGGACTCATTATTGTGATGGCACAATCAGGTTTATTAGTTCCGACGCTTGATGGCAGTCAATTAAGTATTTTTGAAAATGTTTACTGTGATATAGGCGATGAACAATCAATTGAACAGTCATTATCAACCTTCTCCTCTCATATGAAGAATATTGTCGAAATTCTACACGAGGCTGATAAAAACAGCTTAATATTATTTGATGAATTGGGAGCTGGAACTGATCCAAGTGAAGGGGCAGCCCTAGCAATGAGTATATTAGATTACGTTCGTAACTTAGGATCACTTGTTATGGCAACAACGCATTATCCAGAGTTAAAAGCTTATAGTTATAATTGCGAAGGAGTAATGAATGCTAGTGTGGAGTTTAATGTTGATACGTTAAGTCCAACTTATAAATTACTCATGGGCGTACCTGGACGTTCTAACGCATTTGATATTTCTAAAAAGTTAGGACTAAGCCTCAATATTATCAATAAAGCAAAAACAATGATTGGTACAGACGAACAAGAAATCAACTCAATGATAGAATCTCTTGAAAGGAATTCTAAATGTGTAGATGAACAACGTATTGAATTAGATCGACTCGTTCGAGAAGCACAAGAAACACACGATGCACTAGCAAAGCAATATCAACAATATCAAAATTATGAACAATCATTGATGAATGAAGCGAAAGAAAAAGCCAACCAACGTGTTAAATCTGCGACTAAAGAAGCGGATACAATTCTTAAAGAATTAAGAGATTTACGCGACAATAAAGGTGCAGAAGTTAAAGAACATGAATTAATTGATAAGAAAAAACAACTAGATGATCAATATGAAGCGAAGTCAATTAAACAAACTGTCCAGAAGAAGAAATACGATAAAATTAACGCTGGTGATGAAGTAAAAGTGCTTTCTTATGGTCAAAAAGGCGAAGTACTTGAACTTGTTGGTGAAGATGAAGCAGTTGTACAAATGGGCATTATTAAAATGAAATTACCTATTGAAGATTTAGAGAAAACGAAGAAGAAAAAAGAAAAGCCAGCTAAAATGGTTACGCGTCAAAATAGACAAACGATTAAAACTGAGCTTGATTTAAGAGGATATCGTTATGAAGAAGCATTATTAGAATTAGATCAATATCTTGATCAAGCAGTTTTAAGTAATTACGAGCAAGTTTATATTATTCATGGTAAAGGCACAGGCGCGCTTCAAAAAGGTGTTCAACAGCATTTGAAAAAACATAAAAGTGTGAACAACTTTAGAGGTGGTATGCCTAGTGAAGGTGGTTTTGGCGTAACAGTTGCAGAATTAAAATAA
- the polX gene encoding DNA polymerase/3'-5' exonuclease PolX produces the protein MTKKDVIQLLEKIATYMELKGENTFKVSAYRKAAQSLEIDERPLDDIKDVTELRGIGKGVGDVINEYRDKGESSTLKAPQEEVPEGLVPLLKIQGLGSKKIAKLYQELQIIDKESLQKACEKGEVSKLSGFAKKTEQNILEAVKAMGAKKDSYPIDQMRGLNNEIIDFIKKLEHVDNYSSAGSFRRYKEKSKDLDFIISTTQPLEVQQQLLNIPNKVKEVAVGDTKVSLELSYDDETIGVDFRLIEPKAFYHTLQHFTGSKDHNIRIRQLAKERNEKVSEYGIEQADGTLLQFQSEEEIYHHFDVSWISPAMREDGSEFDKDLSNIISLEDINGDIHMHTTYSDGANSIREMVEANIAKGYKFMVITDHSQSLKVANGLQVERLLRQNEEIKKLNEEYDEIDIYSGTEMDILPDGSLDYDNEVLAQLDYVIAAIHQSFNQSEDEIMKRLEVACKNPYVRHIAHPTGRIIGRRPGYKPNIEKLMKLAEETNTILEINANPKRLDLNAETVRKYPNVKLTINTDAHHTNHLEFMKYGVATAQKGFVAKDRVVNALSREEFKSLIENNIKLRK, from the coding sequence ATGACTAAAAAAGATGTAATTCAATTGTTAGAAAAAATAGCAACATATATGGAGTTAAAAGGAGAAAATACATTTAAAGTATCTGCCTATCGAAAAGCAGCACAGAGTTTAGAAATAGATGAACGACCTTTGGATGATATTAAGGATGTTACTGAACTTAGAGGCATCGGTAAAGGTGTGGGTGACGTCATTAACGAATATAGAGATAAAGGGGAGTCTAGCACATTAAAAGCTCCCCAAGAGGAAGTGCCAGAAGGCTTAGTCCCATTACTAAAAATTCAAGGACTCGGTAGCAAGAAAATCGCTAAACTATATCAAGAACTGCAAATTATCGATAAAGAAAGCTTACAGAAAGCTTGTGAAAAAGGTGAAGTGAGTAAACTAAGTGGTTTCGCGAAAAAAACTGAGCAAAATATTTTAGAAGCAGTTAAAGCAATGGGCGCTAAAAAAGACAGTTATCCAATTGATCAAATGAGAGGGCTAAATAATGAAATTATTGATTTCATTAAAAAGCTTGAACATGTAGATAACTATTCTTCAGCTGGCAGTTTTAGACGTTATAAAGAAAAGAGTAAAGATTTAGACTTCATTATCAGTACGACACAACCTCTAGAAGTTCAACAACAATTGCTTAATATTCCTAACAAAGTAAAAGAAGTTGCAGTAGGGGATACTAAAGTATCGTTAGAGTTATCTTATGATGATGAGACGATAGGTGTAGATTTCAGATTAATTGAACCTAAAGCCTTCTATCATACTCTTCAACACTTTACAGGTTCGAAAGACCATAATATTCGTATTCGACAATTAGCTAAAGAACGTAATGAAAAAGTAAGTGAATATGGTATAGAACAAGCTGATGGTACTTTATTACAATTTCAAAGTGAAGAAGAAATTTATCACCATTTTGACGTAAGTTGGATTTCACCTGCAATGCGCGAAGATGGCAGTGAATTTGATAAAGACTTAAGCAATATCATTTCATTAGAGGATATTAATGGAGATATTCATATGCATACCACGTATAGTGATGGTGCTAACTCAATAAGAGAAATGGTAGAAGCAAATATCGCTAAAGGTTATAAATTCATGGTTATTACAGACCATTCACAAAGTTTAAAAGTTGCAAATGGTTTACAGGTAGAGCGTCTCTTACGACAGAATGAAGAAATCAAGAAATTAAATGAGGAATATGATGAAATTGATATTTACTCAGGTACAGAAATGGACATATTACCAGATGGTTCACTAGATTATGATAATGAAGTACTAGCACAACTTGATTATGTGATAGCAGCTATCCATCAGAGTTTTAATCAATCTGAAGATGAGATAATGAAACGCTTAGAAGTAGCTTGTAAAAATCCTTATGTACGTCATATAGCACATCCAACAGGTCGAATTATTGGGCGACGTCCTGGTTATAAACCTAATATAGAAAAACTAATGAAATTAGCTGAAGAAACAAATACGATATTAGAAATTAACGCGAACCCTAAACGTTTAGATTTAAATGCTGAGACTGTTCGTAAGTATCCTAACGTTAAGTTAACGATTAATACGGATGCACATCATACGAATCACCTAGAATTTATGAAATATGGTGTTGCTACGGCACAGAAAGGCTTTGTAGCAAAAGATAGAGTGGTCAACGCGTTATCACGAGAAGAGTTTAAATCACTCATTGAAAATAATATTAAATTAAGGAAATAG
- a CDS encoding CvpA family protein, translated as MIVDLIVIILIAYFMMIGFRRGTWLSTLHFISSIVSLWIASQFYQPIAQRLIVFLPFPKTVAYDTSYAIHYNQLQQRFENIVAFIMLAILAKLILYLIIVTFDNIVAYQKHQLVSRIIGLILGLIMSLIVIQIGLYFISLYPEPFIQNQIAQSLISKRLILNLPYVSHVILNL; from the coding sequence ATGATTGTTGATTTAATTGTCATTATATTGATTGCCTACTTTATGATGATTGGTTTCCGTAGAGGCACGTGGTTGTCGACACTACATTTTATTTCTTCAATCGTATCATTGTGGATTGCATCTCAGTTTTATCAACCGATAGCACAGAGACTAATTGTATTTTTACCGTTCCCTAAGACGGTAGCATATGACACGTCTTATGCAATTCATTATAATCAATTGCAACAACGATTTGAAAATATTGTTGCGTTTATAATGTTAGCGATATTAGCTAAGCTTATTTTGTATCTAATTATTGTTACATTTGATAATATAGTAGCGTATCAGAAACACCAATTAGTCAGTCGAATTATAGGACTTATTTTAGGACTTATAATGAGTTTAATCGTAATTCAAATTGGACTTTATTTTATTTCATTATATCCAGAGCCATTTATTCAAAATCAAATAGCACAATCGTTAATAAGTAAAAGGTTAATTTTAAATTTACCCTATGTATCACATGTTATTTTAAACTTATAA
- the zapA gene encoding cell division protein ZapA: protein MSEFKNRINVTINDQHFTIIGDASPEHIRYVAHLVDEKMQELGQKSAGLDTTRKSILTAVNIMHEKVLLEEENRRLQQEINQFKQSED, encoded by the coding sequence ATGAGTGAATTTAAAAATAGAATAAATGTTACGATCAACGATCAACATTTCACAATCATTGGCGATGCCAGTCCTGAGCATATTCGTTATGTTGCACATCTTGTAGATGAGAAGATGCAAGAATTAGGTCAAAAATCCGCAGGCTTAGATACAACTCGTAAATCGATTTTAACAGCGGTAAATATTATGCATGAGAAAGTTTTATTAGAAGAAGAAAATCGTCGATTACAACAAGAAATCAATCAATTCAAACAAAGTGAAGATTAG
- the rnhC gene encoding ribonuclease HIII yields the protein MGNVVQKLTQSEIDKLLSQIQFETTQLPQGMRARTKYQNTTINIYNSGKVMFQGKNAEVVAQNILPNQAISSPSQSNTSTPKQSSIQYNKYNCIGSDEAGSGDYFGPLTVCAAYVSEKNAQVLKTLGVDDSKKLSDDKIVELAEQLITFIPHSLLTLNNVKYNERQKMGWSQVKMKAVLHNEAIKNVAQKIEVDDLDYIVIDQFAKREVYQHYALSELPFPNKTKFETKGESKSLAIAAASIISRYAFVKHMNHITQQIKMDVPKGASKKVDLFAAKIIQKCGLSQLDAISKKHFKNREKALALIEKKYK from the coding sequence ATGGGAAATGTCGTTCAAAAATTAACTCAAAGTGAAATAGATAAATTATTATCTCAAATCCAATTTGAAACAACTCAATTGCCACAAGGTATGAGAGCTCGAACTAAATACCAAAACACTACAATTAACATATATAATTCAGGGAAAGTCATGTTTCAAGGAAAAAATGCAGAAGTAGTAGCTCAAAACATATTACCTAATCAAGCTATTTCTTCACCGTCTCAATCCAATACCTCTACTCCTAAACAGTCTTCAATTCAATACAATAAATATAATTGCATAGGGAGTGATGAAGCAGGTAGTGGTGATTATTTTGGTCCATTAACGGTCTGTGCAGCATATGTTTCAGAAAAAAATGCTCAAGTTTTAAAAACTTTAGGCGTGGATGATTCTAAAAAATTATCTGATGACAAAATTGTTGAACTAGCCGAACAGCTCATCACTTTTATTCCTCATTCTCTACTAACTTTGAATAATGTGAAATATAATGAGCGTCAAAAGATGGGTTGGTCACAAGTGAAAATGAAAGCCGTCTTACATAATGAAGCCATCAAAAATGTCGCTCAGAAAATTGAAGTAGATGACTTAGATTATATTGTGATAGACCAGTTTGCTAAACGTGAAGTTTATCAACACTATGCACTTTCTGAATTACCATTTCCTAATAAAACTAAATTTGAAACTAAAGGTGAATCAAAATCTCTAGCCATTGCAGCAGCCAGTATTATTTCGAGATATGCTTTCGTAAAACATATGAACCATATAACACAACAAATTAAAATGGATGTTCCAAAAGGTGCTAGTAAAAAAGTTGATTTATTCGCAGCTAAAATCATTCAAAAATGTGGCTTAAGCCAACTCGATGCTATATCTAAAAAACATTTTAAAAATCGTGAAAAAGCACTTGCTTTAATCGAGAAAAAATATAAATAA
- the pheT gene encoding phenylalanine--tRNA ligase subunit beta, translating into MLISNEWLKDYVNINQPVQDLAERITRTGIEVDDIIDYTKDIKNLVVGHVVSKAPHPDADKLNICQVDLGEDEPVQIVCGAPNVEEGQHVIVAKVGGRLPGGVKIKRAKLRGERSEGMICSLQEIGISSNVTPKAFESGIYVFPTEVIPGTDALEALYLNDQVMEFDLTPNRADALSMVGTAYEVAALYQTEMTKPQTSSQESDKSASDELSVTVQNEDKVPYYSARIVHDVTIAPSPVWMQARLMKAGIRPINNVVDISNYVLLEYGQPLHMFDQNQIGSQKIEVRQANQNEKMTTLDDCERELLDSDIVITNGNEPIALGGVMGGDFSEVTDQTRNVIIEGAIFDPVSIRHTSRRLNLRSESSSRFEKGIATEFVDEAVDRACYLLERYASGTVLKDRVAAGDLGAMVTPINITAEKVNQTIGFNLSDEEIINIFEQLGFETQNQNGQLIVNVPSRRKDISIKEDLIEEVARIYGYDEIPSTLPVFEDVTSGSLTDRQYKTRTVKETLEGAGLDQAITYSLVSKDHAKDFALQDRSTIELLMPMSEAHSTLRQSLLPHLIEAVAYNVARKNSDVKLYEIGRVFFGNGEGQLPDEVEYLSGILTGQYVNHAWQSKKESVDFYLAKGVVDRVAEKLNLKFDYRAGQITGLHPGRTAIVSLNGEDIGFIGELHPTLAAENDLKRTYVFELNYDAIMKVSVGYINYEPIPRFPGVTRDIALEVDHEVPASNLISIIHNNGEDILDDTLVFDVYEGEHLEEGKKSVAIRLNYLDTENTLTDERVSAVHDKILEALQQQGATIR; encoded by the coding sequence ATGTTGATTTCAAATGAATGGTTAAAAGATTATGTCAATATTAATCAACCCGTTCAAGATTTAGCAGAAAGAATTACTCGTACAGGTATCGAAGTTGATGACATTATCGATTATACGAAAGATATAAAAAATTTAGTGGTTGGTCATGTTGTGTCAAAAGCACCGCACCCAGACGCCGATAAATTAAATATTTGTCAAGTTGATTTAGGTGAGGATGAGCCGGTTCAAATCGTTTGTGGTGCTCCTAATGTAGAAGAGGGGCAGCATGTCATCGTTGCAAAAGTTGGAGGTCGTCTACCTGGTGGCGTGAAAATTAAACGTGCGAAGCTACGTGGTGAACGTTCTGAAGGTATGATTTGCTCATTACAAGAAATAGGTATTTCAAGTAACGTTACGCCTAAAGCGTTTGAATCAGGTATTTATGTATTTCCAACGGAAGTTATTCCAGGAACAGATGCACTTGAAGCATTATATCTTAATGATCAAGTGATGGAATTTGACTTAACTCCTAACCGTGCTGATGCATTAAGTATGGTTGGTACGGCTTATGAAGTAGCTGCTTTATATCAAACTGAAATGACAAAACCACAAACTTCAAGTCAAGAAAGTGACAAATCAGCTAGTGATGAATTATCTGTTACAGTTCAAAATGAAGATAAAGTGCCTTATTATAGTGCAAGAATTGTTCATGATGTAACTATTGCGCCATCACCCGTATGGATGCAAGCACGCTTAATGAAAGCGGGTATTCGTCCTATTAACAATGTTGTAGATATATCTAACTATGTTCTATTAGAATATGGTCAACCACTTCATATGTTTGACCAAAATCAAATTGGTTCACAAAAGATTGAAGTAAGACAAGCCAATCAAAATGAAAAAATGACGACTTTAGATGATTGTGAGCGAGAATTGCTCGATTCAGATATCGTTATTACTAACGGAAATGAGCCGATAGCTTTAGGTGGAGTAATGGGTGGAGACTTCTCAGAAGTTACTGATCAAACACGCAATGTAATTATCGAAGGTGCAATCTTTGACCCAGTATCTATTCGTCATACTTCGCGTCGTTTAAATCTTAGAAGTGAATCATCAAGTCGCTTTGAAAAAGGTATTGCAACTGAATTTGTAGATGAAGCAGTAGATAGAGCTTGTTATTTACTAGAAAGATATGCTTCAGGTACAGTTTTAAAAGATAGAGTAGCAGCAGGTGATTTAGGAGCAATGGTGACTCCAATCAATATTACTGCTGAAAAGGTAAATCAAACAATTGGGTTTAACTTAAGTGATGAAGAAATCATTAATATATTTGAACAACTTGGATTTGAAACTCAAAATCAAAATGGACAATTAATAGTTAATGTACCATCACGTCGTAAAGATATTTCAATTAAAGAGGATTTAATTGAAGAGGTTGCACGTATATATGGATATGACGAAATCCCTTCAACACTTCCTGTATTTGAAGATGTAACGAGTGGATCATTAACAGATCGTCAATATAAAACACGTACGGTAAAAGAAACGCTTGAAGGTGCTGGTCTTGATCAAGCTATCACATACTCATTAGTATCTAAAGATCACGCTAAAGACTTTGCTTTACAAGATCGTTCTACTATCGAACTATTAATGCCAATGAGTGAAGCGCATTCTACATTAAGACAAAGTCTTTTACCGCATCTGATTGAAGCGGTGGCATACAATGTTGCGCGTAAAAACTCAGATGTTAAATTATATGAAATTGGTCGTGTCTTTTTCGGTAATGGAGAAGGACAATTACCAGATGAGGTTGAATATCTAAGTGGTATTTTAACAGGTCAATATGTTAATCATGCTTGGCAAAGTAAGAAAGAGTCAGTAGATTTTTACTTAGCTAAGGGTGTTGTTGACCGAGTGGCTGAAAAGCTAAATCTAAAATTTGATTATAGAGCAGGTCAAATCACAGGTTTACATCCAGGTAGAACTGCTATAGTTTCATTAAATGGAGAAGATATTGGTTTTATTGGTGAATTACATCCAACGCTTGCTGCAGAGAATGATTTAAAACGCACATATGTATTTGAATTAAACTATGATGCGATTATGAAAGTATCTGTAGGTTATATTAATTATGAACCAATACCTAGATTCCCAGGTGTAACAAGAGATATAGCGTTAGAAGTGGATCATGAAGTTCCTGCTTCAAATTTAATATCTATCATTCATAATAACGGGGAAGATATTCTAGATGATACGTTAGTATTTGATGTTTATGAAGGTGAACACTTAGAAGAAGGTAAAAAATCAGTAGCTATTAGATTGAATTATTTAGATACTGAAAATACCCTTACAGACGAACGTGTATCAGCAGTACACGATAAAATTTTAGAAGCGCTACAGCAACAAGGGGCTACAATAAGATAA